The Candidatus Eisenbacteria bacterium genomic sequence ATTGGCCAAGGGTGAGATTCCCTTCGACGAGGTGCTGTACATGCTCAACCAGGTCGGCCTGGCGCTCGATTACGCCCATCGCCAGAAGGTCGTCCACCGCGACCTCAAGCCGTCGAACGTGATGATCGATCGCGAGGGAAACGCCTTCGTCACCGACTTCGGCATCGCGCGCGCCGCAGGCAGCCAGGAGAACCTGACCCATGACGGCGATCTGATCGGCACACCGGCCTACATGTCGCCGGAGCAGGCCAACGGCCGCTCTGACGTCGACCAGGCGGCAGACATCTACGCGCTCGGCGCCATGTTGTTCGAGATGCTCACCGGCTCGGTGCCGTTCCGGCACGAAAGCAGCCTGGGTGTCCTCATGGCCCACTTGAGCGACCCCGTGCCGAGCGCCCACGCGCGCAACCCGCGCATCCCCCAGGCGGTCGACCACGTGATCCAGACCGCGATGGCCAAGGACAAGAAGGCGCGCTACCCCCGTGCCGAAGCGATGCTGGCCGAGCTGACCGCGGCGCTCAAGGTAAGCCGCGCCGAAGCACCCACCCAGCTGCAGTCGCTGACGCAGACCCTGTCACTCGAGCAGCTGCGAGCCTTCGAGGCGCAGAGCAAGGAGCGCCGAAAGGAAACGCCGACCTCGGGTACGCCGTCTGAACAGCAGCGGCAGATGACCACGGTCTATCTCGATGTCACCGATCTCGCCACGGCGCTCTACGAGTCCGGCCGGGACGCGGAGTCGGTTCGCGCGCGGATGGACGGTCTGTGGAATCGATTCGGGACGATCGCGCAGGAAGGCGGCGGCGTCATCCAGGGCCGCACCGGCGAGGTGGGAGTGGCGCTGTGGGGCCGCGCGCGCATCAGCGAGGACGACCCGGAGCGGGCGATCCGCGCCGCGCTCCGCATGCGCGACATCGTGCTCGAGGAAGCCCGCGGCGTGCACGGCGCCTCCTGGGAGCCCACCGAGGACAGTCCTCTTCCGTTCTCGGCCGGCATCACCACCGGCCCGGTTCTGCTCGAGCGCTCGACCGATACCGGCACCTACACCGCCAGTGGCGCCACCATCACGCTGGCCGGACGCATCAAGGACGCAGCCCCGCCCGGCAAGATCCTGGTCGCCCACGACACCTTCATCCAGGTGCGGGGCATCTTCACCTTCCACTCCCACGAGCCGATCCGCATCCGCGGACGCCGCGACCCGCTCGAGGTCTACATCGCGGTGCTCGCCAGACCGCGTGCGTTCCGCCTCAAGGCGCGCGGCATCGAGGGCGTCGAGACCAAGATGATCGGGCGGGAGATCGAGCTGCGCCTGCTCCAGGAGGCGCTGACGCTCACGCTCGAGGACGGAGAGACCCAGGTGGTCACCGTGGTGGGCGATGCCGGCGTGGGCAAGTCGAGGCTTCTGTTCGAGTTCTCGGCATGGACCGATCTGATCGAGGAGAAGTTCTGGCTGTTCGAGGCACGGGCGACGCAGCCTTCCATGCTTCAGCCCTACTCGCTCACCCGCGATCTGTTCTCTTTCCGGTTCCAGATCCTCGATTCCGATCCGCTCGACGTCGTCCACCAGAAGTTCGTGAACGGAATCGCGGCCTTCATGGGTGAAAGCACCACCGAGAAGGCGGAGCTGATCGGACAGCTGGTGGGCTTCGACTTCTCTCATCGCCCGGCGGTGGCCGAGGCGCTCGAGGACGCCGAAGCCTTCCGGCGCGAGGCCCTGGAACATCTGGGCCAGTTCTTCGCTTCGGCGACTCGCGTCCATCCGATCGTGCTGCACGTCGAGGACATCCATTGGGCCGACGATCGCTCGCTCGACCTCATCAACAATCTGGTCCGAGAGAACGCGAAGCTTCCCTTGTTCGTCATCTGCATGGCGCGGCCCTCGCTCTACGAGCGCCGGCCGCAGTGGGGTGAAGGCCAGCGCTTCCACGAGCGGATCCAGCTCGAGCCGCTGTCGCAGCTCTCCAGCCGCCGACTGGTGCGCGAGCTGCTCAAGAAGATGGACGAGGTCCCGAGCGAGCTGCGCGACATGATCGTGGAGCGCGCGGACGGCAACCCCTTCTACATCGAGGAGCTCATCAAGGCCTTCATCGACGACGGGGTGATCGTCAAGGGCGATGTTTCGTGGACGGTGGATCGCTCACGACTCTCGAGCGTTCGCGTGCCGTCCACGCTGACGGGCGTTCTACAGTCGCGTCTCGACAGTCTGCCCCTTCCGCTCCAGCAGCTGCTGCAACGCGTCTCGGTCGTCGGCAGGATGTTCTGGCAGGCTGCCGCGGTTCATTTCAGCCGCGAGGAGGGCCTCGGTGCCGACGAGGTGCAGTCGATGCTCGAGGACCTGCGCAACCGCGAGATGATCCTGCGCCGTGAGGAATCCTCCTTCGCCGGCACGATCGAATACGTCTTTCGTCACGCGATCCTTCGCGACGTGACATACGAGACCCTGGTTCCGCGGCAGCGGCGGGCCCTCCACAAGCTGACCGCGGATTGGCTGCTGGAGATCGGCGGCGAGCGCGCGGGCGAGCACACACTCCTCGTGGCCGAGCACTACGAGCGCGCCGGCGAGCCGGCGCTCGCGGCCGAGCAACTGCGCCGGGCCGGCGAGGGGGCGACGCGCGTG encodes the following:
- a CDS encoding protein kinase is translated as MINKRLGPYTITEEIGAGGMATVYRAYQPSMDRHVAIKVIRTSILQDPTLRERFQREARLIARLEHPHLLPVYDFDGDHEPPYIVMRYLEGGTLKQVLAKGEIPFDEVLYMLNQVGLALDYAHRQKVVHRDLKPSNVMIDREGNAFVTDFGIARAAGSQENLTHDGDLIGTPAYMSPEQANGRSDVDQAADIYALGAMLFEMLTGSVPFRHESSLGVLMAHLSDPVPSAHARNPRIPQAVDHVIQTAMAKDKKARYPRAEAMLAELTAALKVSRAEAPTQLQSLTQTLSLEQLRAFEAQSKERRKETPTSGTPSEQQRQMTTVYLDVTDLATALYESGRDAESVRARMDGLWNRFGTIAQEGGGVIQGRTGEVGVALWGRARISEDDPERAIRAALRMRDIVLEEARGVHGASWEPTEDSPLPFSAGITTGPVLLERSTDTGTYTASGATITLAGRIKDAAPPGKILVAHDTFIQVRGIFTFHSHEPIRIRGRRDPLEVYIAVLARPRAFRLKARGIEGVETKMIGREIELRLLQEALTLTLEDGETQVVTVVGDAGVGKSRLLFEFSAWTDLIEEKFWLFEARATQPSMLQPYSLTRDLFSFRFQILDSDPLDVVHQKFVNGIAAFMGESTTEKAELIGQLVGFDFSHRPAVAEALEDAEAFRREALEHLGQFFASATRVHPIVLHVEDIHWADDRSLDLINNLVRENAKLPLFVICMARPSLYERRPQWGEGQRFHERIQLEPLSQLSSRRLVRELLKKMDEVPSELRDMIVERADGNPFYIEELIKAFIDDGVIVKGDVSWTVDRSRLSSVRVPSTLTGVLQSRLDSLPLPLQQLLQRVSVVGRMFWQAAAVHFSREEGLGADEVQSMLEDLRNREMILRREESSFAGTIEYVFRHAILRDVTYETLVPRQRRALHKLTADWLLEIGGERAGEHTLLVAEHYERAGEPALAAEQLRRAGEGATRVGARQEALTVLQRAREQVLAPEHRDVRFEVDLALAEFYSRTGNLEEGRKLIEAMLPEAREARNSLVLARGLGMLARFSMWQGDTPTAARYLEEALPLTRQVGDQKALVFILRQMGNIHQEDPAKALPLLEESVSIAQRIGDRYGEGHGLNSMGNVWALSGDAARGVEFYGRALQLAGEEGDRNAECIAAGNIASLHIQFGELDQAEREMGPVLRLAEELHDDMLIANTHENYGWLSVRKGAGEAARAHLARAIAGYRGGGVKPSWLLIFYAVLEARSGQRDRALELLGLARELGTSNLAQYQLYATIHEPEIRGDASEAEIEAAFARGAKMDMDQVLRELVGQDDPVESQPA